Within the Myxococcaceae bacterium JPH2 genome, the region GCTCATCCGGGGCCACGTCAAGGAAGGCATCACGCTGACGACCGTGGGCTTTGGCCTGGGCAACTACCGGGACACGACCATGGAGCAGCTCGCGGACCGAGGGAATGGGAACCACTACTACGTGGACTCGCTCATGGCCGCGCGTCGCATCTTCCAAGAGCAGCTTGGCTCCACGCTGGAGGTCATCGCCCAGGACGTGAAGCTGCAGGTCGAGTTCGATCCCAAGCAGGTCGAGCGCTACCGGCTCGTGGGCTACGAGAACCGAGACATCGCGGACCGTGACTTCCGCAACGACCGCGTGGACGCGGGAGAGCTGGGCGCGGGCCACACCGTCACCGCGCTGTACGAGCTGGTCCTGCGGCCGGGCGCGGGAGCGGGGCTCGCCACGGTGCGCGTGCGCGCGAAGCGACCGCGCGGAGAGACGGCGACGGAGCACGCCTATGCCTTCGAGGCCACGGCCCTGGCCCCTCGCTTCGCCAACGCGAGCCAGGACTTCCGCTTCGCCACAGCCGTCATGGGCGCGGCGGAAGTGCTGCGGCGCAGTCCCCATGCGGAGCGCTGGAGCTTGGAGGGTGTGCTGTCCATCGCGCGTGCGGCGACCCCCCCGGGAGATGTCGAGCGCGAGGAGTTCATCACCTGGATGGAGCGCACCCGTCCGCTGCTGCACGGAGTGGCCGCGCGTTGACGGGTCGCGGTGTGGACTCCGTCTCGACACCTTGCGGACAATGACTGTTCCCTCCTGCTGGAGCGTCCGCTCATGTCCGCCTCTGAGATTGACGAGTCCCACGCGCAGTTCCGCGGTGCCTGGAGATTGTTCGCGTTGAGCAGTCCCCAAGGAGAGGTGGTGGAGCGGCGTGAGGTGTTCATCGCCGCGAGCCATGTGACGTGGGCCCTGATGAACGCCGCGTTCCTGACCGCGCCGGTGGAGCGCGAGCAGGACCTGGCATGGGCCATCGAGTCCGCCGCGCGCTACTTCGCGCAGGGTCGGAATGGATGGTCCTTCGCCTTCAGCGAGGACTGGCTGTCACCCACGTTGCGCCCTCGGGCCACCTCGCTCCTTCAGGAGCATGGCCTGTCGCCGGGCATGAGCATCATGGGGATGGCCGCGGAGCGACTGCAGACCCCCGTGCGGCCCCCCCCGCCGCTGGACCTGCTGCGGGTGAAAGACACGTGGGGCTACAACGCCGTCGCCGACATCAACGCCACTTGCTACGACGTGCCGCGCGAGGTGGGGCGCGAGGCCCTCGCGTCTCCCGACCTCT harbors:
- a CDS encoding GNAT family N-acetyltransferase — encoded protein: MSASEIDESHAQFRGAWRLFALSSPQGEVVERREVFIAASHVTWALMNAAFLTAPVEREQDLAWAIESAARYFAQGRNGWSFAFSEDWLSPTLRPRATSLLQEHGLSPGMSIMGMAAERLQTPVRPPPPLDLLRVKDTWGYNAVADINATCYDVPREVGREALASPDLYGPACRAFVGCLEDKPVTTTSVLKVNDIAYVALVATLPEHRRTGAAESVMRQALMAARQDWGIERAVLHATPAGRPVYQRMGFHDVTPFQLFFSPPPSG